The following is a genomic window from Nitrospira sp..
TAGCCCACTCGCGCATCATCGAAATATCCGAGGACTTTGGCGAGATACACAGAGTCCGGCACATGATCGGGATCGAACGCCGTTAAAATCTCGTAGCGGTCGAATCCGATCTCATGGAGCCAGGCATTATAGTTTCCGTGCTTGGACGCCTTTCGAAACAGACCGACCTCGGTCTGATAATGCGGGAACGGCTTGCGACTGAAATGATGGACACCAAGTGCGGCACAGACCTGCTTGATCCGCTCGTCATCTCCCTCGTCCAAGACCCAGGTATCGTGAGGATAGTCGAGGGCGACCAACGCCCTCAGAGTACGCTCCAGCAAGTCCAATGACTCAACTCCCGGCACATGCGTGGTCACGACCGCAACCTTCCAACCTGGCCTCGGCGCAATAGCGCGGGGCCGCTGCATGCTGGGGAGAAGCACCCATCGCCCAAGGTTATTGAGAAACAGCACCGCGAGAAGCCCCGAACAAACCGTCATGACAAAAGAATGTTCCCCCCAGGCCGGGAGTTGAAACCAGGCCACGAGAAACGCCGCGATCGCCGCCACTCCCAACACCGTCAACAGCCAGTAGACGACACGGTCTCTCAGCTGAAGGACAGGGTCACGCATCACACCGATCGGAACACTGCGCCCTGAAGACCGCGCCATATCCTATCGCCCTCTCTCCTGCTCGCTGAGCGGGCGAAGCCGTTCGGCATCGGTGCTCCGCCAGGTCTGGCGCGCTCCTGTCCGAACCGCGAGAGCACGGTACGCACCGGCTCCGAACACGGTACGCAGCCACAACCTGCCGAGAACCCGCCAATAGCCCCACCCCACTTGGGCGAGCTTGAACGAGGACATCCCCATGTCCGGCGTGCGGTTGATCCAGGAAATCGGGACTTCCTTCACCTGATACCCCATCAGCAGCGGTTGCAACCCGGTTTCCGCATTCACCGCGAACCAGGGCTCCTCAAGGCAGAGCTGTTCCACGACGTCGCGGCGAAGCAGCTTCAAATTATTGGTGAGGTCGCGGAAGCGGCGGAACAAGAGAAGCTGCGCGATCAAATGAAACCCACGGTTGGCAACGATTTTCCCGAACGGATAGTTCAGCAAGACACTATGCCGGGAGAACCGGCTTCCGACGACGACGTCGTACCCCTTCACGGCCGCATCGAACAGATCCGCGATCTCCGGCAACAGATGCTGAAAATCGCAATCCATGGTGAGGATATAGCGGCCCGTCGCCGCTCGATACCCATCGGACAAGGCTCGGCCAACTCCGTTCGGGCCAGTCCTGGAAACCAGCCGTATCCGAGTATCGAGCGCCGCCATGCGCGCAATCACTGCCGCGGTCTCGTCCTTGCTGTTATCGTCGACCAAAATGATTTCGTGCAGATAGTCGTCATAGAGCCGTCGCAACCCGTCTACAAGCGGCCCGACGTTCATCTGTTCGTTGTAGCAGGGAATGACGACGGACAGCGCGCGCTGGAGCGACTGATGATGAGCCAGCGACACCGCCGGTCGTTCGGCGATGCGGGGAGGTTTTTGCGCATGCACCAGGATGGCACCTGCCAAGGTCCGAATCCCCGGCGCATTTTCCAGAATGATCGACAGATTGCGAAAGAGCCAGACCAACCGTGGCGAGAGCGGGGCGAACACGAAATCGTTGAATACGGCAAATACTCGAATAAAGCCCACTTCCGACATGAGCTCATATAATTGGCCGCGGCTCAGAAGGGACCGAGGGTCCCTCTTGCCGAAGAGGCGCGCCAGTAGGCGACGCAGCTTCAGGGCGATATTCCAGGGATTGCTTTCATAAAACACCACCTGCCCGCCAGGCTTTAAGAGCTCCAGCACATGCTGGAGCACCGTCGCGCAACTGCGTGTATCGAGCAGGTCCATCGCAACGACGAAATCGAATTGCCGCCCGCTCAGCGTATCCGGAAAGGTCTCCGCAACGACGAACTCAACGGGATCCTGAATGCGGTCCGGCTTGCCGGCAAGCGCATCGAAGGTCACGGCGGCAATGGGGTTTCTTCCATGAGTGACCTGTGCGAGTTGCCGCGTAAAGAGGCCCTGGCCGCAGCCCAATTCAAGGATCGTTTGCCCGGGCAAGAGATGAACCAGATGCCGAAACGATTGCGCGCGCCAATGCAAGCGGTCCGCCGCAATAGGATCCCGCTGCAGGAAATAGCGATCCCGCGTCTTCTCGCGAAGCGCGAGGGTGTCGAGCATCGATCGATCAGAGGCACTCATACCGCTTGCTCACCCATGCAACCGAACATTCCAGGCGGCGATCATGTCCCGAAACACGTCTTCGAGCGATTTGGTCACAGACCACTTTGGATAATGCTGCTGAAATCTAGCAAGGTCGCTGATATAGCACACATGATCGCCGGCGCGTGGCTGATCAAGATACTCGTAGTGCATTTTCTTGCCGGTCAGTTCCTCGACCCTGTCGAACGCCTCCAGGATAGAGCAAGAATTTTCCCGCCCTCCCCCCATGTTATACACTTCACCGCACCGGGGATTGGCATAGATTTCTTCTATGGCCCGAGCGACATCGAAACTGTGAATATTATCCCGTACCTGCTTTCCTTTATATCCGTAAATCCGATAGGTCTTCCCGCTCAACTGCGTTTTGACCAGATACGATAAAAACCCATGGAGTTCGACGCCTGAATGATTCGGGCCAGTCAGACATCCCCCACGGAGACAATGCGTCTTCAAGCCAAAATACCGGCCGTACTCTTGCGTCACCACATCGGCGGCAACCTTGCTGGCCCCGAAAATGGAATGTTTCGACCGGTCGATCCGCATGGTTTCCGCCACCCCTCGGTAATCCTCCGGCCGAGCGTATTCCCAGCGCCGCTCCAGTTCTTTCAGCGGCAGTTCATTGGGCGCATCCCCATAGACCTTATT
Proteins encoded in this region:
- a CDS encoding Glycosyl transferase family 2 (MaGe:77309302) → MSASDRSMLDTLALREKTRDRYFLQRDPIAADRLHWRAQSFRHLVHLLPGQTILELGCGQGLFTRQLAQVTHGRNPIAAVTFDALAGKPDRIQDPVEFVVAETFPDTLSGRQFDFVVAMDLLDTRSCATVLQHVLELLKPGGQVVFYESNPWNIALKLRRLLARLFGKRDPRSLLSRGQLYELMSEVGFIRVFAVFNDFVFAPLSPRLVWLFRNLSIILENAPGIRTLAGAILVHAQKPPRIAERPAVSLAHHQSLQRALSVVIPCYNEQMNVGPLVDGLRRLYDDYLHEIILVDDNSKDETAAVIARMAALDTRIRLVSRTGPNGVGRALSDGYRAATGRYILTMDCDFQHLLPEIADLFDAAVKGYDVVVGSRFSRHSVLLNYPFGKIVANRGFHLIAQLLLFRRFRDLTNNLKLLRRDVVEQLCLEEPWFAVNAETGLQPLLMGYQVKEVPISWINRTPDMGMSSFKLAQVGWGYWRVLGRLWLRTVFGAGAYRALAVRTGARQTWRSTDAERLRPLSEQERGR
- a CDS encoding dTDP-glucose 4,6-dehydratase (MaGe:77309303); this encodes MKVFITGSSGLIGSELVTYFDRRAARVIGVDNNMRADFFGAEGDTTWNLERLRQSTTRFSHHPLDVRNRDGLADLFKREGPFDLIVHCAAQPSHDLAARRPFDDFDVNATGTLNVLETTRQHSPEAVVVFMSTNKVYGDAPNELPLKELERRWEYARPEDYRGVAETMRIDRSKHSIFGASKVAADVVTQEYGRYFGLKTHCLRGGCLTGPNHSGVELHGFLSYLVKTQLSGKTYRIYGYKGKQVRDNIHSFDVARAIEEIYANPRCGEVYNMGGGRENSCSILEAFDRVEELTGKKMHYEYLDQPRAGDHVCYISDLARFQQHYPKWSVTKSLEDVFRDMIAAWNVRLHG